The genomic interval GTATGAACTCGGCCGGAGGTACGCCCATGAGTACCGCCAGCTGATTGGCTTGTGTCTGTTCTGCATCCTTTGCTTTTGTATAGGCGATCTTTGCATTGGAAACTTCTGCATTGGCCAGTGTAGAATCCACACCGGGAATCAGCCCGTTCTTCGCTCTCGTCACTACCACCGCGCGGAAAGTATCTGCACGTTCCAGGTTATTCCACCATGACCTGGTGAGGCGTTGCGCCGCCAGCAGGTTCAGATATGCGCCGGCTACCCTTACAGATTGCTGGAACTGTTCCTGTTCCCAGTCTGCCTGATCCCTGGCTACTGCTGCCTGTGCTGTCTTAATCTTCTCCTTGGCGCGGCCAAAGGCAAAGAAGTCCCAGTTGACGTTGGCGAGGTATAGTCCGCCGAAAGCAGCATTCCAGTTCTGTGAAGGCAGGGTAGGACCCGCTGATGATACCCCAAGGCCATTCAGGCCATAAGAAGGCCCGAATTGCCCGTTAACAGTACCGTAATCCTGCTGGGCAGACAGGTTAAGGTTGGGAAGATAATCCCGCTTTGCCTGGGTAACGGTTGACCTGGAGGCGTTCAGGTAATTAGCCTTGGCCTTGATCGACCCATAGTTAGCAAGTGCAGTCTGTACCGCGTCTTTCAGCGTCAGTACCTGTTGTGCGTGTAATACTTCCATCGATCCGTGCCATAAAAGCAGGAACAGGATCACGACGATTCTTTTTGTTTGCATGATTATACTTGAACATTAGACCATAAGCACTAATGTTGTCTTTCAGGAAATAATGCGTTGGCGTCTTCCTTCTGTAACATTGTGCTCCCTGTTGATTCCTCGAAAATTATCTGGCATGCCTTCCGCTGGCATAGTCCTGTTACATCGTAAATATTGAAACGAACCCTGTTTATTATGTGCCTCATTGCCGGCACAACTCATTTCGCAGCGGTGGCCTTTCTTTAGGAACATTACGGATGTTGCCGGCCAGCTCCATAACATCTTCATATCAATTGCATGATTCGTTTTAAAAGTTTGAAGAGAACCCCGAAGCAGTAATTTTATCATGTCTTATAAAAAAAGAACCACTCGGCATACGTGGTTCTTTTTACTGTCTTTTCGTCCGTTGAGTACCTTCAAAATTCGAATGTAAAGGTGGAAAGAATCCTGTTCGTTTTATTGTTTCATTCAAATGAATAGTTGTAAAAATCAAAGTTTTTTATGGCCGGGGCTGCCTGACAGGTACAAACATGAAAAAGGGCTGATTAAAGCACAATTGGCTATTAATCAACCCTATACAAAATATGGCAGTCTTGAGTGATGTGATGGTCGTTCTCTTACTTTATGCCGTAGTGGTCGTTCATCAGTTTGGTGAACAGCCTGCCGGGAAGGATGGCTTTCAGCGTCGGTACAATGGTCTGTCCCAGGGCGCCCACCAGGTAATTGTGTGCAGGACTGGATTTGGAAATGATCCTGGAAATCTTCCTGGCTACAACATCCGGATCACTGCCGTTTTGCTCGTCTCTTCCCATATTACTAACAGCGGTATCGAAGTCTTTATTCAGCTTCTCGTCTACAATAGGGAAAGGTAACTTTTCACGGTTGTCTGTGAAAGCTGTCTTGAAATCACCCGGATTGACAACCGCCACTTTCACGCCGGTGTACAGTAATTCCATACGGAGGCTCTGTGAATAGCCTTCCACCGCAAATTTGGATGCACAGTACATACCCTGGTAAGGCAGCCCGAACAAGCCTCCCAATGAGCTCACCTGTACGATCAGGCCTTTCTTACGCCCGATCATTCCGGGAAGGACAGCGCTGTTCACACGTACCATTCCAAAGAAATTCACTTCGAATTGTCTTTTGGCCTGTTCTACAGGCATGGCATACAGTGGGCCGACGATGCCATTCCCTGCATTGTTGACAACAACGTCAATATAGCCCTCATTTTTAATGATCGTGGCTATGGCGCTATTTACTGACGCATCATCAGTAATATCCATTTGCAGCGGCTTAAAGGGAACGTCTTTAATGCGTTTGATGTCCCGGCTGGTGCCATAAACAGTATGACCTTCTGCGGTAAGTGCCTTGGCAGTAGCTAGTCCCAGCCCCGTGGAGGCGCCGGTTACGAGAATTACTTTTTTCATTGTCAGATCCGAAACTTTTGATTGTTTATAGAAGACATCTGTAAAGGGATGGCTCTTTAATGTACCTTTTAATGTTGTGTTTATGCTTTATTGCCCGCCACTGTGGCCCTTATCAGGGCTTCCCGAACAAACCCGGCGCCGCAAAGATGGACAGAAAACAGGTATATCACTGTTAAATATTTCGTGCGGAAGTTACTATCTTTTTTGGTAGTAAAGGAGGAAGCATAAAAGAAGGGGACGTACCGAAAGTTGAATGAGCCCTCCTCAGAATAGGCTGAAAGCCTGCCCGGCTTCATCAGGTATGCAAATAAAAAAACTGTAGCGTCATGAGGTGCTTCAAAAGTGTTTAACTTTTTGGGCACCTCATGACGCTACAGGGCTGAATAAAACGGGTCTTCGCAGGTTTATCTCAGGAGATTGATCGATCCCTTTCTTGTCAGCTCGGTCTTGTTATTCAATGTGATCCTTACAGTGTAAGTATACACTCCTGTGGGCTGCAGTTTACCATTATAAGTGCCATTCCAGCCTGTCAGCTGATTGGTCCGGTAGATCAGTTCTCCCCACTGGTTGAACACCTTCATGTCAATAGCCGAAATAGTAGTGCCTTCCGGTTTGAAATAGTCATTCTTACCGTCGCCATTTGGTGTAAATGCATTCGGGATAAAGATCTCTCCCGGTTTCGGCTTGGCCGAAGCCAGGCCCGGTAAGCTGTTCTGACAACTAATTGGGCCAAGTGCAATTACTTTGATCGAGATGGACTCCTGGTTGGTGATGCCTGTTACTACATGCGAAGTACCGGTATTGCCGGAGCTCGGCGTAATATAGGCGCCTCCATCCACAGAAACAATATACCCCGTTGCGCCAGGGACAGGATCCCAGGTGAAGGTTACACCACTTGTCGTGATGTCTCCGGCCTTTACTACAGGCGTAATGGCCCGGTCATAAGGCGTAACGGTCACCGCTGTTCTGTCGCTGCTGCAAGGACCGTTCACCGCCTCTACATACCAGGTGGTTTCGGTACTTACGGCAGGTGTGGTATAAGTAGCTCCCTGACCTTCTACATCGCCACCGGAAGGATAAGTATACCAGTTGTAAGTGAAGGGTGTGGTAGCGTTATCTATTTTCAGGACCGCTGTACTGTCCGGACAGATGCTTTGCGCCGATACAAGTGGTGCGGCTGGCTTTTTGGTAACGGTCACTTTGATACTGTCTATTACATGACAGCCATTCTGATCTTCACCGGTCAGTTTGAATGTTGTGGTGGTGTCAGGTGCAACGGTAAAACTGGAGTCGGTGATATTGCCGGGTTCCCAGGTATAACTCCGCATACTGCCACCTGTAGGGATGGCGTACAGTTTGGTGTTGGTGCCTGAACAGATGTCGCCTGGTTTGGCCAGCGCCTTCAGGAGGATCATGGATTCCTCGCTGATGTCTGCCGAAAAATCCGAGGGACAACCATTGGCATCTGTCACCGTACAGGTATAGCTGCCTGCCGGCAGATCAGTAGCTGTCTCTGTGGTCTGTACCGGGGTGGTATTCCAGGAATAGGTGAGCGGAAATGCACCACCCGTAGCTGTGATGCTGATACTACCGTCGCTGTTGCCGCAGGTAGCTTTCGTTACATCAGAAGTTACGGTAACAGGAACATAAGCCTGCCCTGACACTGCGAGGAAAACCGCTCTGGATACGCCACTGGGTGCACCGCTTGCCAGGTATTCTATCGTGATGGATGCTATCTCCTTTGACTGGTTCTCACAGGCAGGAGCAATGTCAATGCTATAGATACGCGGATCATTGCTGCTGAGTCCTTCCACATTGTATGGACCGGCCGGCAGCCTTTGAATACGGCCGTAACTGTCGAATACAGGATCGATGCCGCCAAACCAGTCAAGTATGCTGGCAACGATCTGCGCCGATGTTGTACCATCTGTATAGTTGAAAGTGATGCCTAATGTGCTGCCCTGTTCAGTAGAGAAGCACAACAGGCTGATCTTACTGTATGCACCTGGTGTGGTAAATGTCAGCGTGCCGGTGCCCACTGTGTTGGTCACGCTTCCCAGTTTAGACATATAGAGCACATTGTTGGCTGTATAATCATTCATCTGATAGGTACGTAGCCCTGTGGTAAAAAGACCATCGTTCGGTACACCGGCCTGCAGGCCGTTCGCGGCTGCAAAGTCAAATGTGTAGAGTATTTTCTGCTGGATGTCTAGTCCGGTAGTGGTCACAGCCTCGGCATTGATGCCTGTTTCAGCAACTCCATCATTGTTGAAACCTGTTACGGCAATGGGCGTATAGGTTTGAGCGTATAACCTGCAGGCGCATATTACCAGCATGGAGGCAACAATAAGAACACGTTTCATTCAATTGTATTTTTGGTTGATACTAAATTTTATTATCGTAGCAGCGCCACCCATCCTGTGTAGGGTTTTTCATCTGCTGATGTTTTGATGACATAATAGTAGGTGCCTGTGGGCAATGATCTTCCGCCACGGGTGCCGTCCCAGGGAGCATAACCGATACCGGTGAACACGATTTGTCCCCAGCGGTTATAGATCTCTGTCTTTGCAGCGGGCCTTGCTTTTAGTCCGTCTATGCTCCAGCGGTCATTGATCCCATCTCCGTTCGGACTAAATACATTCGGTATTTCCAACACCAGGTCGGGCACTACGATATACCATGCATGACTGATGCTATCAACACAGCCAATATCATTCTTTGCATACAGGATGACCCTGTAGCTGCCGGGCAGTTCATACTTGTGCTGCGGATCTTCCAGGCTGGAGAGGGTACCGTCTCCAAAGTCCCAGTTATATTCCATAGCAAACTGTGAAGTGTTGTTGAAAGTGAAAGTGCCGTTCTTGAACTCTACCGGGTTATTTGCTCCCGGTGCAGCACTGAATGCAGCAAGGGGAGGAGCAACTATATTGATCAGCGCAGTTTTGGTAATGGTCGTAGCACACTGTCCTTGCGATATAGCCTTTAATGTAACCGTGTAGGCACCAGGAGTGCTGTAGCTGTATACCGGTTCGGCCTGGGTGGTCTGGTAGCCGTTTCCCAGCGACCATTCATACGTATCCGCAAGCTGTGAAAGGTTATCAAAGCTGATAACAGCAGGGGCGCAGCCTGTGGTCAGGTCTGTTGTGAAATCGGCTACCGGCATGGGAATAGCGGTTACCGTAACAGGAACAGCTGTATCGGCGCATATATTATCCTGTATGATCAGGCCGATCGAGCCGCTTTGCTGATACTTAACCGTATAGGGGCCAAAGCCGCTGCCACTCTGCACAACGCCACCACCCCAGTTCCATACGGGAGTAGCATTGCCTGCATAGGCGCCTGTGAAAGTGATGGTAGTGCTTTCTCCTGCACATACAGGTGTTTTGCTGACAGTGAAACTGGCTGTTGGCGGCTGTGACACGGTAATGTTGTGTGTGGCAGTATTAGATACACAGCCATCTTCGGTAACCTGCAGCTGTACAGTATATGTGTTTGCTGTGTTAAAGCGTATGTCGTAAGGGCCCGCGCCGGAACCACTTTGTATAACAGCACCTGAAAAATTGTGCCAGTCGTAGGTGGCAGCAGTTCCCGCCGTACCTGTAAAAGTCAATGTATGGTTCGCGCCCAGGCATACCACATCGGGCAGTGCAGAGAAATCTGCAACAGGTGTAGGTTTAACGGCAACGTCCACCGTATCTTTCAGCAGGCAGCCGAAGGCGTCTTGCGCAGTAACGATATAGGATGTAGTATCTGTGGGGCTAACGGAAATGCTATTACCGGTAGCAGTTCCCGGCGTCCAGGAATAATTGGTTGCAGTGCCACCGCTTGCTGTGACCGAAAGCGTAGCGGTTTGCCCGGCGCAGATACTGGCAGGGCTGGCGCTTGCAGTGAGTGTTACGAGCGATAATTTCTTGATAGTATCAGTAACAGTGGTGATGCAATTGTTGCCATCTTTAATGGACAGGGTGTAAAAACCTGCTGCCAGTCCTGTAGCAGTAGGCGTAGTCTGAACAGGCGTCGTATTCCAGGAATAGCTTAAAGGCGCAGTACCGCCGCTTGCAGTTACTGCTATGCTGCCGTTCGCGCCTCCGCAGATGGCGTCTGTAACAGTATGTGTATACGTAAGCGGTGTGTATTGTACACCGGAAAGCGCCATGATGAGTGCCCTGGAGCTGATATTTGGACCTTGTACATATAGAAAGGAAACAGACCTGATCAGCTTTGACTGATCAGCGCAGGGGATATTAAAGTCGAATGCATACATCCTGGGATTGCTGGGAAGTCCATCTACAGTGGGGAAGGACGTGGTACGGGTCAGCCTGCCCATACCACTGAATATGAACGGTGTTCCGAAGAACCAGTCTTTGATCTGAAGGGTGCCCGCATTGGCAGACGTACCATCGGTATAGTTCAGCGTCACGATCACGGTACTGTTATTTTCTGTACCGAATGCCAGTATGCTCAATTTGCTGAAACTGGCGGGTGTGGCGAGGTTAAGGGTGCCTGCAGGCAATGAGTTAGCAACGTTTCCGCCGGCGGAAAGATATAATGCATTAGGGCCTGTATAAGGATTCATCTGGTAAGTACGGGTACCGCTTACAAAGGTGCCCGAGTTAATGATACCTCCGCCGATGCCATTGGCAGCTGCAAAAGCCTGGGTATGCAGGATGTGGTTACTACCGTCTATTACGGTGGATGTGACAGCAACGGCGTTGGTGCCCGCCTCAGCTACAATGTCGGCATTGAACCCGGTAACAGGTACCGGTGTATAGGTTTGCGCAGACAATAACTGTATGCCGGTATGGATGAACAATAGGGTAATTGTAAAGATACGCTTCATGAACGGTCATTATAGATTTCGGTCTTTTTATGATTTTACTAAGCTCTATGAATTGGCAGGGTATAGGCTTACGCCATGCACAATGCCGGAGGCCCCTGAAGGAAGCTTCCGCCAGCAACAGTTAACTTTCACCAGTAAATACTTGTGGAGAAGAAAAAAGGGTGGGTAGCTGGATATATATTTTTTATTTCAATAATTAAAACACGTAAAGGATAGACTGTTTTTACAGCTATCGGGTGCTGAAGAGGTACATTTTTAAGGCAAATTGAATTTCGAAAATGGTCAGGTAACAGTTATTTCTAACCTTCTTGCATTAATAGCCTGACCTTCTTTTTCCCAGATACGTCTTTGCTCGAAGGTGACGCTGGCATGTCCCGGTGACTTTCCGTTGATGATAAATGCCTCTTCATTACTCGTGCCCACATCCTGCCGGAAGGTATCAACAGCATGATCGTAAGGTCTTACATCAACACATGCGGCATTGCTGACCTGGTAGAACCATTGGAATCCTGCGGTTCCAAGACCAGGGAGGACTACAGTTAGGGATGTCCCTGCTTTTATTTCTTTAACCTCGCTTTCCATAGTTTTGGGTTTTATTAAAATGCGAATTACAGTTACTATACTAAACCTCCGGCAATCATCAGGCCAGAAGAGGAGATAGTGAACCGTAATTCGCAACTATGACTGCTATTTATACGTACCACTTATGGTACATAGCTGAATCGGTGCCTTGCACAAAGCAGTCGAGTCGTCCGGCTGCCCATGAAGATACGCCTACATCGGAAGAGAGAATACCTCCCAGGTTTTCGTCTCCGCTCCATTTGGCGCCATCCCACCATTTGTGCATCATGTTGTAGGTCTGGCCGGGGAAGAATACATCGATCCTGTTTGCACCCCATGATACGGCAGCAGGATTACCAAACATATTGGACTGCAGGTCTTCCCATCCGCTCCATTTGGTGTCAAACCATTTATGCCACAGGTGGTTGTTCAGGCCGCGTGCGAAACAATCCAGTCTGCCCGGCGCCCATGAAGATACTGCCGGTGCTGAATTGATAACGCCTCCGAGGTCTTCCCATCCATGCCATGCGCCATTCCACCAGAGATGCCACATAGAAGAGTTCATGCCCCTGGCAAAGATATCTATGCGGTTTGGTCCCCAGCTTACGCAGGCAGGTTCTGATGATAATAATCCGCCCAGATCTTCCCATCCGCTCCAGCCGCCCTGGTACCATTTGTGATACAGGTGATGGTTGAGCCCCAGGGCGAAGATGTCCAGTCGTCCGGATGCCCATGAGCAGATAGCAGGAGCACCCTGGATCTGTCCACCGAGCGATTCCCAGCCGTTCCAGGAAGAACCGTTCCACCATTTGTGATAAACAGCAGAGTCCATACCGCGTACAACAACGTCTATGCGGTTAGGTCCCCATGAAACTGCATTTGGCCTGGATGATAGTAAACCGCCCAGATTTTCCCATCCATGCCATCCGGTTTGCTGTGGAAGTTTGACGCCGCTGGCAGTCCAGAACGGGAATTCTGTATCTATACCAGCCTGTCCGTATGCGATCTTAAAGAAGCCTCCTTTGCCCCATCCGGTGCCCCAGGAGTTCTTACAGATCCAGCAGTGTTCTGTTTCTGAATAACCGATCACTGTTACGCAGTGCAGACCATAATCAGAGCCGCTGACATGTTTGTACACGCCATCAGCATAAGAGAAGAAGTCTTCATACACATGCATAACAGCAGAGCAGGGGCCGTTGTTGGAAAGGTAGTTCTTCCTTTCAGTGATGTTTGCAATGGTAGTAGAGTTGGTGATCTTTACTGCCCTTGCATCACGGTTAGGCCCTACTTTACAGGTAGGAGGTTGTTTCCAGATATTGTTTTCCGGAAAAGCTGTTTCATAAGGGAAGCATGCTTCATCAGGAATGCCTCTTGATTTGATCTGGCTGAAAGCATCAGTAGGCCACCATCCTCCGCAGTTTGCACCATGCGAAGAGCAGAAATGGAGGTCTGCTTCCGAGAGATTGAGCAATTGTCCTTTTTCAATAGAAGCCATTGCTTCGGTAACTGAGGTAGTGCAGAACGAAACGCAGGAACCGCATCCACCCTGATCTTTCACGGGTGTGATATGGTTGCCATTACGGTTGCGCCAGTCCACCTCCTGAGCAAAATTGGCTACCGGAGCAGTAGCTGCCCGCTTGTTCATCACAGCGGCAAGTTCCTCAGTGTTTACAATGACACCCAATAAAGCTTTTTGCTGTGGATCAGGCAACTGGGAAACAGGTGTTTCTCTTGCCTGCCACTGGGTATCGGCCTTCTGAAGGTCGGCTACCAGTTCTGAGATCTTGATCTTAGACATTTGAATGGTATTGTTTTGGAGTGAACAGAATAACGATCCGAAATTCAATGCTGAATCAGAAGTAAGTAACGGTGCTAAAGAAATGCACGTGCAGGATTTACTGTCGATGTTGTTACATCATCATTGTCACAAAAGATACTTTAAGTGTGATGCCTGTCTGGTGGTCCCGATAGTGAAAGGAAATAAGGTTCGTGAGGTGCTTTTTACGTAATAAAGTGGAATACTTCCATGCTTGTGAAAGCAAATCTATATGAATGTCAGAAGTTTAAAAAATAAATTTTAATGTGCTAACGATTGCAAACGAATAAAAAAATATTTCCTGTATAAACATGTGGGAGGATTAAAAGAACATACAGAAAACGCATGATATAGATCAAATCCATGTATATAAAAAAAATAGCTACTTATTAACTTCCAATTAACCAAATCCTATAGATTGTTTCCTAAACTTGTGTACCGTTGCATTGTACTGATACACATTAATACCATTGTTTGTAAGATGAAAAACTGCCATTGTACCCGGATTTCTTCTTACATCTTATCATATTCCTGAACAGTTTGTTGACCACAGGTACAGCTGTTCAATGTTCATGCATGTTGAAATAAAAACTATACATATGAAGAATGCATTAGTAAAAAAGAAAGCAGGCGCACGTAAACGCAAACGCAAACAGGTCTATCTTTTTTCACCCAAGGTGATAGAAGGAAAAGACAGGCAGTATGTATTTAATTTTCCATTGCTTTCCATTATGGGAAAAGAAAATGGTCACTACGTGATAGAGAACAGCATGCTTTCTATATTCGGTGTTGGCAGAACCCGGTCAGAAGCCATGCGGGACTTTGCCGAGGTATTTGACGAAGCTTACAAATGGTATAATGAGCTTCCCGAAGACACACTCACTCCCAAAATGCAGCGGCTGAAAACAATGCTGAACAGTACCGTGAAAGGTATCGTCGTTACGGCCTGACACGGTCAGCTTCTCCGGCGCATGTCCTGCCCTTCGTCCAGCTCCGCGGTACAGATGAATTAAAGGACGGCGTACCATTGACAGCCAGCTCAATCCCCCTGTTACTCACTTCACCGGCATGGGAAACGGTGTGTTTCCGTCTCCTATGACGGACCGCGGTGAATGAGGCCGGGGTATAAGTGTGGCATTGATTGAACAGTTTATAGCTGAAAACAGCCATTTTGTTATTTATAGCTTGTTGATGTGAACTTATTGTTATACTTTTTCGCATCATTTCGAATGTTATGGATATTGATTTGTTTGAACAACTTCAAAAAGAGGGGACTATTTCCGCTGCATCAGCAGAAAAAGTACGCACCATCACAGCAAAAAGGCTTTTCTCTGTCCACTGGGAGCTCAAGACCATCCTGTACCTGGGCGTTTTATTACTAAGCGGAGGCCTGGGGATACTGGTATATAAGAATATCGATACAATAGGCCACCAGGTCATTCTGCTGGCGATCGCATTAGCTTGTGGCGGTTGCTTTTATTATAGTTTCCGTCACAAGTTACCTTTCTCAGCAGAGAAAGTACCTGCGCCGAACAGCTTTTTCGATTATATCCTGCTGCTGGGATGTTTGCTGCTGATCACCTTCATCACTTACCTCCAGGTGCAATACAATGTATTCGGTACCAGGTATGGCGCCGCCACTTTCATCCCGATGCTGGTATTGTTTTTTTCCGCTTATTACTTTGATCACCTGGGTGTATTGAGTATGGCAGTGACCAATCTGGCCGCCTGGATGGGAGTAACGGTAACGCCGCTTCAGTTGTTAAGCGCCAACGATTTCTCCAGCTATACACTTATATACACAGGACTGGTGCTGGGTGCTTTACTGATAGTAGCCGCTCTGCTGAGTAGCCGTTTACGGTTCAAAGCGCATTTTGCATTTACCTACAGTAACTTTGGTACACATATTTTTCTCATCGCTAACCTTGCTGGCATGTTTGCCGCATACGACGGGCAATATGGATTATGGTTCCTCTTGCTCATTGCTGCAACTGTGTTCTTTTACAGCCAGGCTATGAAGCAGAGATCTT from Chitinophaga filiformis carries:
- a CDS encoding SDR family oxidoreductase yields the protein MKKVILVTGASTGLGLATAKALTAEGHTVYGTSRDIKRIKDVPFKPLQMDITDDASVNSAIATIIKNEGYIDVVVNNAGNGIVGPLYAMPVEQAKRQFEVNFFGMVRVNSAVLPGMIGRKKGLIVQVSSLGGLFGLPYQGMYCASKFAVEGYSQSLRMELLYTGVKVAVVNPGDFKTAFTDNREKLPFPIVDEKLNKDFDTAVSNMGRDEQNGSDPDVVARKISRIISKSSPAHNYLVGALGQTIVPTLKAILPGRLFTKLMNDHYGIK
- a CDS encoding DUF2157 domain-containing protein → MDIDLFEQLQKEGTISAASAEKVRTITAKRLFSVHWELKTILYLGVLLLSGGLGILVYKNIDTIGHQVILLAIALACGGCFYYSFRHKLPFSAEKVPAPNSFFDYILLLGCLLLITFITYLQVQYNVFGTRYGAATFIPMLVLFFSAYYFDHLGVLSMAVTNLAAWMGVTVTPLQLLSANDFSSYTLIYTGLVLGALLIVAALLSSRLRFKAHFAFTYSNFGTHIFLIANLAGMFAAYDGQYGLWFLLLIAATVFFYSQAMKQRSFYFILIITLYAYIGLSFMVVRLLMDTRSEGGIYAGLLYFIMSGIGAIVLLINLNKKLKKA
- a CDS encoding protease inhibitor I42 family protein, producing MESEVKEIKAGTSLTVVLPGLGTAGFQWFYQVSNAACVDVRPYDHAVDTFRQDVGTSNEEAFIINGKSPGHASVTFEQRRIWEKEGQAINARRLEITVT
- a CDS encoding C1 family peptidase; this translates as MSKIKISELVADLQKADTQWQARETPVSQLPDPQQKALLGVIVNTEELAAVMNKRAATAPVANFAQEVDWRNRNGNHITPVKDQGGCGSCVSFCTTSVTEAMASIEKGQLLNLSEADLHFCSSHGANCGGWWPTDAFSQIKSRGIPDEACFPYETAFPENNIWKQPPTCKVGPNRDARAVKITNSTTIANITERKNYLSNNGPCSAVMHVYEDFFSYADGVYKHVSGSDYGLHCVTVIGYSETEHCWICKNSWGTGWGKGGFFKIAYGQAGIDTEFPFWTASGVKLPQQTGWHGWENLGGLLSSRPNAVSWGPNRIDVVVRGMDSAVYHKWWNGSSWNGWESLGGQIQGAPAICSWASGRLDIFALGLNHHLYHKWYQGGWSGWEDLGGLLSSEPACVSWGPNRIDIFARGMNSSMWHLWWNGAWHGWEDLGGVINSAPAVSSWAPGRLDCFARGLNNHLWHKWFDTKWSGWEDLQSNMFGNPAAVSWGANRIDVFFPGQTYNMMHKWWDGAKWSGDENLGGILSSDVGVSSWAAGRLDCFVQGTDSAMYHKWYV
- a CDS encoding PKD domain-containing protein, producing the protein MKRIFTITLLFIHTGIQLLSAQTYTPVPVTGFNADIVAEAGTNAVAVTSTVIDGSNHILHTQAFAAANGIGGGIINSGTFVSGTRTYQMNPYTGPNALYLSAGGNVANSLPAGTLNLATPASFSKLSILAFGTENNSTVIVTLNYTDGTSANAGTLQIKDWFFGTPFIFSGMGRLTRTTSFPTVDGLPSNPRMYAFDFNIPCADQSKLIRSVSFLYVQGPNISSRALIMALSGVQYTPLTYTHTVTDAICGGANGSIAVTASGGTAPLSYSWNTTPVQTTPTATGLAAGFYTLSIKDGNNCITTVTDTIKKLSLVTLTASASPASICAGQTATLSVTASGGTATNYSWTPGTATGNSISVSPTDTTSYIVTAQDAFGCLLKDTVDVAVKPTPVADFSALPDVVCLGANHTLTFTGTAGTAATYDWHNFSGAVIQSGSGAGPYDIRFNTANTYTVQLQVTEDGCVSNTATHNITVSQPPTASFTVSKTPVCAGESTTITFTGAYAGNATPVWNWGGGVVQSGSGFGPYTVKYQQSGSIGLIIQDNICADTAVPVTVTAIPMPVADFTTDLTTGCAPAVISFDNLSQLADTYEWSLGNGYQTTQAEPVYSYSTPGAYTVTLKAISQGQCATTITKTALINIVAPPLAAFSAAPGANNPVEFKNGTFTFNNTSQFAMEYNWDFGDGTLSSLEDPQHKYELPGSYRVILYAKNDIGCVDSISHAWYIVVPDLVLEIPNVFSPNGDGINDRWSIDGLKARPAAKTEIYNRWGQIVFTGIGYAPWDGTRGGRSLPTGTYYYVIKTSADEKPYTGWVALLR
- a CDS encoding gliding motility-associated C-terminal domain-containing protein codes for the protein MKRVLIVASMLVICACRLYAQTYTPIAVTGFNNDGVAETGINAEAVTTTGLDIQQKILYTFDFAAANGLQAGVPNDGLFTTGLRTYQMNDYTANNVLYMSKLGSVTNTVGTGTLTFTTPGAYSKISLLCFSTEQGSTLGITFNYTDGTTSAQIVASILDWFGGIDPVFDSYGRIQRLPAGPYNVEGLSSNDPRIYSIDIAPACENQSKEIASITIEYLASGAPSGVSRAVFLAVSGQAYVPVTVTSDVTKATCGNSDGSISITATGGAFPLTYSWNTTPVQTTETATDLPAGSYTCTVTDANGCPSDFSADISEESMILLKALAKPGDICSGTNTKLYAIPTGGSMRSYTWEPGNITDSSFTVAPDTTTTFKLTGEDQNGCHVIDSIKVTVTKKPAAPLVSAQSICPDSTAVLKIDNATTPFTYNWYTYPSGGDVEGQGATYTTPAVSTETTWYVEAVNGPCSSDRTAVTVTPYDRAITPVVKAGDITTSGVTFTWDPVPGATGYIVSVDGGAYITPSSGNTGTSHVVTGITNQESISIKVIALGPISCQNSLPGLASAKPKPGEIFIPNAFTPNGDGKNDYFKPEGTTISAIDMKVFNQWGELIYRTNQLTGWNGTYNGKLQPTGVYTYTVRITLNNKTELTRKGSINLLR
- a CDS encoding TolC family protein codes for the protein MQTKRIVVILFLLLWHGSMEVLHAQQVLTLKDAVQTALANYGSIKAKANYLNASRSTVTQAKRDYLPNLNLSAQQDYGTVNGQFGPSYGLNGLGVSSAGPTLPSQNWNAAFGGLYLANVNWDFFAFGRAKEKIKTAQAAVARDQADWEQEQFQQSVRVAGAYLNLLAAQRLTRSWWNNLERADTFRAVVVTRAKNGLIPGVDSTLANAEVSNAKIAYTKAKDAEQTQANQLAVLMGVPPAEFILDTVFINRIPAALTDSINTAVQGHPLLKYYENRIRLSDEQARYIHTLNFPAFSVFGVMQTRGSGFDAGYAADQTAYNKGYWDGVKPDRSNYLLGVGVTWNITSPLRVKHQAASQKFISKGLQDEYELVRQQLTAQLSLSDTRIKNALVNYAEAPIQVNAATEAYQQRTVLYKNGLNTIVDVTQVFYTLNRAETDRDIAYTNVWQALLLKAAATGNFSLFINEF